The DNA segment TGATGAAGGACGGCCGCATCGTCGAGCGGATCGAGGACATCGCCCACCTCTCGGAGGAGACCGTGACGCATCCGTACACGCGGCAGTTGCTCGCCGCAACGCCGGTCGTGACCGTGCCGACGCCGCCGGAGGTGCGCTCGTGAGCGCCGCCGCCGCTTCGGCCCCCGGAGCCGCCGCGTCGTCCGCGATGGTCGACGTCCGCGGTCTCGACGTGGTCTTCGGGCACGCGAAGGTCCTGCACGGCGTCGACCTGCGGGTCGAGCGCGGCCGCACCGTCGGCGTGGTCGGCGAGTCCGGCTCCGGCAAGTCGACCCTCGCCAAGGTGCTGGTCGGCTCGGTCCGCGCGGCGGCCGGCACGGCGAGCGTCGACGGCGTCGACATCGTCGCCGCCAACCGCTCGGCGATGCACGCCTACCGCCGGCGCACGCAGATGATCCCGCAGGACCCGTACTCCTCGCTCTCGCCGCGGCGCACCATCGCGCAGACCCTCGCCGAGGCGATCGACCCGGTCCGCGCCCGCGTCGGCCGGAACGAGGAGCTGATCGTCGCCTGGCTGGAGCGCGTCGGCCTCAGCGCCGACATGCGGCACCGGTTCCCGCACGAGTTCTCCGGCGGGCAGCGCCAGCGCGTCGCGATCGCCCGCGGGCTGATCATCGACCCGACCTTCGTGATCGCCGACGAGATCACCTCCGCCCTCGACGTCTCGGTGCAGGGCCAGATCCTCGATCTGCTCGCCGGGATCAAGGAGTCGCTCGGCCTGACGATGATGTTCATCTCGCACAATCTCGCCGTCGTCCAGCGCGTCAGCGACGAGGTCGTGGTGCTCTACCGCGGCGAGGTCGTCGAGGCCGGCCCGGTCGAGCGGATCTACGCCGACCCCCAGCACTGGTACACCCGCCGCCTGCTCGACGCCGACCCGGGCTCGCCCGGCTTCAGCCTCTCCGGAGCGGCGTCGGTCCCCGCGAAGGAGAGCGCATGACCGCCCGGCTGCCCCTCACCCCCATGGCCGAGGGCGTGCTCCGGCTCGTCGGCGCGACGCTCGTCGACGGCACCGGTGCGGCTCCGCTCGAGGACTCCGAGGTCGAGATCCGCGACGGCGTGATCGCCTACGCGGGGCCGCGCCGCGCGGTTCCGGTGCTCGAGGGTCGCGCGGTCGACGTGTCCGGCGCGTTCCTGCTGCCGGGCTTCGTCGACGTCCACGTGCACCTCGCGATGGTGCCCGTCGCCCCGGAGGCGGCGCGCGAGCGCTTCCCGGAGGAGGACGTCCTCGAGATCGCCGGGCTCCTGCGCCGCACGCTCGACGCCGGCGTCACCACCGCCCGCGACCTCGACGGGCTCTCGCCGGGCTACCGCGAGGCCGTCGCGCGCGGAGCGGTCGACGGCCCGCGCCTGCACCTCGCGATCGCCATGCTCTCGCCGACCGGCGGCCACGCCGATCCGCACCACCGCAACGGCAGCCTGCCGGCCTGGGCCGTGCGCCCGGGCATGCCCGCGCCCGGACTCGTCGACACGGACGAGGACGTGGTCCGGATGGTCCGCACCCTCGTCCGCACCGGCGCCGACGTGATCAAGGTCGCCACCTCGGGCGGGCTCGGCTCACCGAACGACGACGCCCGCGACGTCGGGATCACGCAGAAGCAGGTCGCCCTGATCGCGGAGCTGCTCGCCGAGCGCGGCGGCCGGCCGATCACCGCGCACGCCCTCTCCGACGACGCCGCGCGCGCCGCCGTGCTGGGCGGCGCGACGAGCATCGAGCACGGCTACGACCTCTCCGACGAGACCCTCGCGCTGATGCGCGAGCGCGGGACGACGCTCGTGCCGACCCTGAGCATCCTGGTGCGCGCGTTCGACCCGGCGACGACGACCGCAGAGCGGCTCCGGCAGCGCGAGCTGCTGCGCGAGCGCGGTCTCGACTCGGTGCGCCGGGCCGTCGCGGCGGGGATCCCGCTCGCGCTCGGCACCGACGCCGGCGTGCACCCGCACGGCCGGAACCTCGCCGAGCTGGCGCAGCTGGTCGCCGTCGGGCTCACCCCGCTCGAGGCATTGAGCGCCGGCACCCTCGGCGGCGCCCGCCTGCTGGGCCTCGACGCGCAGCTCGGCTCGGTCGAGCCGGGCAAGCTCGCCGACCTGGTGCTGACCGAGGTCGATCCGCTGGCCGACATCGCGACGCTGGGCGATCCAGCGGCGGTGCGCGCGGTCCTGCAGTCGGGCCGCGTGGTGAAGGACCTCGACGGGCGGCTGGGCTAGACGCTCGAGGTCAGCGGCGGATCAGAACTCTTCGTAGTTGTACGGCTCCGGGTCCGGCTCGATCACCGGGCGCGCGATCGTGCGGCGGTTGTCCTTGATGCGCGAGCGGATGTCCTCGACGGCCTTGGCGACGGCCTCCTCGGTCGCGGCCTCGTCGTCGACGGACTGCTCCACCGGCACGACGACGAGCTCGCTGCTCGCGTCGAGGGTCATCTTCGCCTCGATGAGCACGCCCTCGTCGGTGAAGGCGGGGACGCTGACGGCCTCCGAGTGCTCCTGCCGGTCGATCGCGGTCACGAGGTCGAGGAGGGCCTCGGTGACGGCGTCGGTGGTGACGATGCTCTTGGAGGCGTAGGTCAGCTGCTGCATGTCTCCAGTCTCGCCGGGGCGGATCCGGATCTCTCGGGGTTGCGGCGGGTGCGGGCGGGCGTCTAGCGGGCGGCCGGATCTCTGTGCTCCGTTCACCTCGGAGGCCTTGCGGCGGGGGTGGCGCCCGCCGCAGTCTGGAGGCATGCGAGACGTGCTGAGGAGATCCAGCGGCGGCGAGATCGCCGGCGCCGTCCTGATCGTGCTGGCCTCGATCGCGCTCCTCATCGGCGCGTTCGCCGCAGGTGCGGGGAGCATCTACGGGATGCTCGGCGTGATCGTCGCGTTCACCGCCGGCATCACCGGCCTCGGCGTGCACATCGCCGGCCGCGAGGCCCGCCTCCGCCGCGACGGGCACTGAGCGCTCCCGCCAGCGGGGTCTCGATACGCGCTGCGCGCTACTCGACCAGCATGCAGGGTGCGCTCGGGCCAGATCATGCTGATCGAGCAGTCCTCGCAGAGGGCGTTCGTCTCATGCTGATCGAGTAGCCCGCGCAGCGGGCGTATCGAGATCCACCATCGTCAGAACGCGAGTCTGCAGACCCGCCCTGTTGGAGACGGTGGGTCTCGATACGCCCCTGCGGGGCTACTCGACCAGCATGAGAAGGGGCGCGGCGCGTCCTCTCCCTCACCAGCGGCGCCCCTTTCGTGCTGGACTCGGGGCGGGCCTCGCGCGTCGCCGCCGAGGCGGGCTGAGCCGACGTCGACCTCGGGACTC comes from the Rathayibacter festucae DSM 15932 genome and includes:
- a CDS encoding ABC transporter ATP-binding protein, which translates into the protein MSAAAASAPGAAASSAMVDVRGLDVVFGHAKVLHGVDLRVERGRTVGVVGESGSGKSTLAKVLVGSVRAAAGTASVDGVDIVAANRSAMHAYRRRTQMIPQDPYSSLSPRRTIAQTLAEAIDPVRARVGRNEELIVAWLERVGLSADMRHRFPHEFSGGQRQRVAIARGLIIDPTFVIADEITSALDVSVQGQILDLLAGIKESLGLTMMFISHNLAVVQRVSDEVVVLYRGEVVEAGPVERIYADPQHWYTRRLLDADPGSPGFSLSGAASVPAKESA
- a CDS encoding amidohydrolase family protein; this translates as MTARLPLTPMAEGVLRLVGATLVDGTGAAPLEDSEVEIRDGVIAYAGPRRAVPVLEGRAVDVSGAFLLPGFVDVHVHLAMVPVAPEAARERFPEEDVLEIAGLLRRTLDAGVTTARDLDGLSPGYREAVARGAVDGPRLHLAIAMLSPTGGHADPHHRNGSLPAWAVRPGMPAPGLVDTDEDVVRMVRTLVRTGADVIKVATSGGLGSPNDDARDVGITQKQVALIAELLAERGGRPITAHALSDDAARAAVLGGATSIEHGYDLSDETLALMRERGTTLVPTLSILVRAFDPATTTAERLRQRELLRERGLDSVRRAVAAGIPLALGTDAGVHPHGRNLAELAQLVAVGLTPLEALSAGTLGGARLLGLDAQLGSVEPGKLADLVLTEVDPLADIATLGDPAAVRAVLQSGRVVKDLDGRLG